A single region of the Nocardioides aquaticus genome encodes:
- the argJ gene encoding bifunctional glutamate N-acetyltransferase/amino-acid acetyltransferase ArgJ: MSITHPAGFRAAGVAAGLKSTGARDVALVVNDGPTHDSASVFTANRCKANPVLWSQEVVKDGVVRAVFLNSGGANCYTGPEGFATTHAVAERVAEHVGIGAGDVVVCSTGLIGLTNDRATVLAGADAAYDALAAQGGDDAAHAIMTTDSISKQVVVEGAGWSVGGMAKGAGMLAPQLATMLVVLTTDAVVPAADLDQALRAATRVSFDRLDSDGCMSTNDTVTVLASGASGITPALPDFTEALTQACTDLALQLLKDAEGADHEIAITTLGAVSEDEAVEVSRSVARSNLFKAAVFGKDPNWGRVLASIGTTAATFDPGDLDVAINGVWVCRESTPAADPTEVDLDPREVTVTIDLKSGGERATVWTNDLTHAYVHENSAYSS, encoded by the coding sequence GTGAGCATCACCCACCCCGCCGGCTTCCGGGCGGCCGGCGTCGCCGCCGGGCTGAAGAGCACCGGCGCCCGCGACGTCGCCCTCGTGGTCAACGACGGCCCGACCCACGACTCGGCCAGCGTCTTCACCGCCAACCGCTGCAAGGCGAACCCGGTCCTGTGGAGCCAGGAGGTCGTCAAGGACGGCGTCGTCCGGGCGGTCTTCCTCAACTCCGGCGGCGCCAACTGCTACACCGGCCCGGAGGGCTTCGCCACGACCCACGCGGTGGCCGAGCGGGTCGCCGAGCACGTCGGCATCGGCGCCGGCGACGTCGTCGTGTGCTCCACCGGCCTGATCGGGCTGACGAACGACCGCGCCACGGTGCTCGCCGGCGCCGACGCGGCGTACGACGCCCTCGCCGCCCAGGGCGGCGACGACGCGGCGCACGCGATCATGACCACCGACTCGATCAGCAAGCAGGTCGTCGTCGAGGGGGCCGGCTGGTCGGTCGGCGGGATGGCCAAGGGTGCCGGGATGCTCGCGCCGCAGCTGGCCACCATGCTCGTCGTGCTCACCACCGACGCGGTGGTCCCCGCGGCCGACCTCGACCAGGCCCTGCGCGCCGCGACCCGGGTCAGCTTCGACCGCCTCGACTCCGACGGGTGCATGTCGACCAACGACACCGTGACCGTCCTGGCCAGCGGGGCCAGCGGGATCACCCCGGCCCTGCCGGACTTCACCGAGGCCCTCACCCAGGCCTGCACCGACCTGGCCCTGCAGCTGCTCAAGGACGCCGAGGGCGCCGACCACGAGATCGCGATCACCACCCTGGGCGCGGTCAGCGAGGACGAGGCCGTCGAGGTCAGCCGCAGCGTGGCCCGGTCGAACCTGTTCAAGGCCGCGGTCTTCGGCAAGGACCCGAACTGGGGCCGGGTGCTGGCCAGCATCGGCACCACGGCGGCGACCTTCGACCCCGGCGACCTCGACGTGGCCATCAACGGGGTCTGGGTCTGCCGCGAGAGCACCCCGGCGGCCGACCCCACCGAGGTCGACCTCGATCCCCGTGAGGTCACGGTGACCATCGACCTGAAGTCGGGCGGCGAGCGGGCCACGGTCTGGACCAACGACCTCACCCACGCCTACGTCCACGAGAACAGCGCCTACTCCTCATGA
- the argC gene encoding N-acetyl-gamma-glutamyl-phosphate reductase produces the protein MTTRIAVAGASGYAGGEVLRLLLGHPEVEIGALTAGSNAGELLGPLQPHLVPLADRRLVETSAETLAGHDVVFLALPHGQSGPLAAQLADDVLVVDCGADFRLEDAGEWAKFYGGDHAGTWPYGLPELPGRREALRGTTRVAVPGCYPTISSLCLVPAVAAGLVEPDVVVVAVSGTSGAGKAPKTHLMGSETMGNASAYGVGGVHRHTPEITQNLSRLLAADGSVDPAAVRVSFTPVLVPMSRGILATASAPVRPGVTAEQVCEAYAAACADEPFLHLLPDGQWPQTKSVIGSNAVHLQVAVDETAGRLVAVGAVDNLAKGTAGAAVQCMNIALGLEETLGLTTVGIAP, from the coding sequence ATGACCACACGCATCGCCGTTGCCGGCGCCAGCGGGTACGCCGGGGGAGAGGTGCTGCGGCTCCTGCTCGGGCACCCCGAGGTCGAGATCGGCGCCCTGACCGCCGGCTCGAACGCCGGTGAGCTGCTCGGCCCGCTCCAGCCCCACCTCGTCCCGCTCGCCGACCGCCGCCTCGTCGAGACCTCCGCCGAGACCCTCGCGGGCCACGACGTGGTCTTCCTCGCCCTGCCGCACGGCCAGTCCGGACCGCTCGCCGCCCAGCTGGCCGACGACGTCCTCGTCGTCGACTGCGGCGCCGACTTCCGGCTGGAGGACGCGGGGGAGTGGGCGAAGTTCTACGGCGGCGACCACGCCGGCACCTGGCCGTACGGCCTCCCGGAGCTCCCGGGTCGCCGCGAGGCCCTGCGCGGCACGACCCGCGTGGCCGTGCCCGGCTGCTACCCGACGATCTCCAGCCTCTGCCTGGTCCCGGCGGTCGCCGCCGGCCTGGTCGAGCCGGACGTCGTCGTGGTCGCGGTGTCCGGGACCTCCGGCGCCGGCAAGGCGCCGAAGACGCACCTGATGGGTTCGGAGACGATGGGCAACGCCTCCGCCTACGGCGTGGGCGGCGTCCACCGGCACACGCCGGAGATCACCCAGAACCTCTCCCGGCTGCTCGCCGCCGACGGCTCGGTCGACCCGGCCGCCGTCCGGGTCAGCTTCACCCCGGTGCTGGTGCCGATGTCGCGCGGCATCCTGGCCACCGCGTCGGCGCCCGTACGCCCCGGCGTCACCGCCGAGCAGGTCTGCGAGGCGTACGCCGCGGCCTGCGCCGACGAGCCGTTCCTCCACCTCCTCCCCGACGGCCAGTGGCCCCAGACCAAGTCGGTGATCGGCTCCAACGCGGTCCACCTCCAGGTGGCCGTGGACGAGACCGCCGGGCGCCTGGTCGCCGTCGGCGCCGTCGACAACCTGGCCAAGGGCACCGCGGGCGCCGCGGTGCAGTGCATGAACATCGCGCTCGGCCTCGAGGAGACCCTCGGGCTGACCACGGTCGGGATCGCGCCGTGA
- a CDS encoding maleylpyruvate isomerase N-terminal domain-containing protein — MTSPRLTHPAHLDHLRHETSRLREVLAHADPAAPVPACPAWTAADLLWHLGGEVQHQWAWVVEHRPRDPGAGYAPPTRPDSVAGLLDVLDDASARLVAALRDGDPAEPAWTWADDEADRTLGFIARRQALEAQVHRLDAEQAVGDVRPLDPALSADGVEEVLAVMYGGCPPWGRFEPGPTWVRWDLTDTGDELWTRLGLFSGTSPDGTRTYADEDDLALSEEPGPAASLVVSGTAAGLQAWLWHRADDAGVTVSGDEDAYARLAGILRQPID; from the coding sequence GTGACCTCCCCGCGACTCACCCACCCGGCGCACCTGGACCACCTGCGACACGAGACCTCGCGGTTGCGGGAGGTGCTCGCGCACGCCGACCCGGCCGCGCCGGTCCCGGCCTGCCCGGCCTGGACGGCCGCCGACCTGCTCTGGCACCTCGGTGGCGAGGTCCAGCACCAGTGGGCGTGGGTGGTCGAGCACCGCCCGCGCGACCCGGGTGCCGGGTACGCCCCGCCGACGCGACCCGACTCGGTCGCCGGGCTGCTGGACGTGCTCGACGACGCCTCGGCCCGGCTCGTGGCCGCGCTCCGCGACGGCGACCCGGCGGAACCTGCGTGGACGTGGGCCGACGACGAGGCCGACCGGACCCTCGGGTTCATCGCCCGCCGTCAGGCCCTCGAGGCGCAGGTCCACCGCCTGGACGCCGAGCAGGCCGTCGGTGACGTCCGCCCGCTGGATCCTGCGCTGAGCGCCGACGGGGTGGAGGAGGTGCTCGCGGTGATGTACGGCGGCTGCCCGCCGTGGGGGCGGTTCGAGCCCGGACCGACCTGGGTCCGCTGGGACCTGACCGACACCGGCGACGAGCTGTGGACACGGCTCGGGCTCTTCAGCGGCACCTCGCCGGACGGGACCCGTACGTATGCCGACGAGGACGACCTCGCCCTGAGCGAGGAGCCGGGACCGGCCGCCTCGCTCGTGGTGAGCGGCACGGCGGCCGGCCTCCAGGCCTGGCTGTGGCACCGGGCCGACGACGCCGGCGTCACCGTGTCCGGCGACGAGGACGCCTACGCCCGGCTGGCCGGGATCTTGCGTCAGCCGATCGACTGA
- the pheT gene encoding phenylalanine--tRNA ligase subunit beta, translating to MKAPVSWIREHVDLPADVTTDDLARRLTALGLKLEAIERPGEQVTGPLVVGRVLSADPEPQKNGKTINWCAVDVGDANGTGEPQGIVCGAHNFGVDDLVVVVLPGAVLPGDFAIAARKTYGHVSAGMICSAAELGLPAESFGSADGIVVLPAGAGEPGQDARGLLGLDEEVIEFEINPDRAYALSLRGVARDAALAYDLPASAFHDPCLREVPPADDAGHPVRVEDEVGCPVFVARTVSGIDPTAPTPTFMARRLALAGMRSVSVAVDVTNYVMLETGRPIHGYDADRLTGTVGVRRAREGERLTTLDGTVRALATDDLVVVDDSGIIGLGGVMGGQTTEMSATTTRVLVESAHWDATSMFRTGRRHKITSEAGKRNERGVDPTICEAAADRVVELLTTYAGGTAEPGVTVVGKAPQAPPITMARDLAARVTGMDVDETTAATHLRAVGCEVADGAGVLSVVPPPWRPDLTDPYDLVEEVARVVGYDTVPSVLPTPPAGRGLTRGQRLRRRVGRALAGAGHVEVITFPFLGQVDLDRLGLPADDERRTVLRLANPLSAERPAMSTTLLPGVLETVARNLGRGATDLAIFETGTVTLPGGGGPTPIHGVDHRPTPEQVAALDAALPRQPLHLAVAMTGRREREGWWGPGRVADWSDAVASVRTVADALGLELVARAAQRAPWHPGRCAELLIGSTSVGHAGELHPRVCRDLGLPARTVAAEVDLDVLLAHAVDVVPAPVLSDFPVAKEDVALLVDDTVPSADVADALRRGAGELLESLRLFDVYTGEQVGEGKRSLAFALRFRAPDRTLTEQETGAARDAAVAVATAECGAVQR from the coding sequence ATGAAGGCCCCCGTCTCCTGGATCCGCGAGCACGTCGACCTGCCGGCCGACGTGACCACCGACGACCTCGCGCGGCGTCTCACCGCCCTCGGGCTCAAGCTCGAGGCGATCGAGCGTCCCGGCGAGCAGGTCACCGGCCCGCTGGTCGTCGGTCGTGTGCTGTCCGCCGATCCCGAGCCGCAGAAGAACGGCAAGACGATCAACTGGTGCGCCGTCGACGTCGGCGACGCCAACGGCACCGGCGAGCCCCAGGGCATCGTCTGCGGTGCCCACAACTTCGGCGTCGACGACCTCGTGGTCGTGGTGCTGCCCGGGGCGGTGCTGCCCGGCGACTTCGCGATCGCCGCCCGGAAGACCTACGGGCACGTCTCCGCCGGGATGATCTGCTCGGCCGCCGAGCTCGGCCTGCCGGCCGAGTCCTTCGGCTCCGCCGACGGCATCGTCGTCCTGCCGGCCGGTGCCGGTGAGCCCGGCCAGGACGCGCGCGGGCTCCTCGGCCTGGACGAGGAGGTCATCGAGTTCGAGATCAACCCCGACCGCGCCTACGCGCTGTCGCTGCGCGGGGTCGCCCGCGACGCCGCGCTGGCCTACGACCTGCCGGCCTCGGCGTTCCACGACCCGTGCCTGCGCGAGGTGCCCCCGGCCGACGACGCCGGCCACCCGGTGCGGGTCGAGGACGAGGTCGGCTGCCCGGTGTTCGTCGCCCGTACGGTCTCCGGGATCGACCCGACCGCCCCGACCCCGACCTTCATGGCACGGCGCCTGGCCCTGGCCGGGATGCGCTCGGTCTCGGTGGCCGTCGACGTCACCAACTACGTGATGCTCGAGACCGGTCGGCCGATCCACGGCTACGACGCCGACCGCCTCACCGGCACCGTCGGGGTGCGCCGCGCCCGCGAGGGCGAGCGGCTGACCACCCTCGACGGCACCGTGCGGGCCCTGGCGACCGACGACCTCGTCGTCGTCGACGACTCCGGGATCATCGGCCTGGGCGGCGTGATGGGCGGGCAGACCACCGAGATGTCCGCGACCACCACCCGGGTGCTGGTCGAGTCGGCGCACTGGGACGCCACCTCGATGTTCCGCACCGGGCGCCGGCACAAGATCACCTCGGAGGCCGGCAAGCGCAACGAGCGCGGCGTCGACCCGACGATCTGCGAGGCCGCGGCCGACCGGGTGGTCGAGCTGCTCACGACGTACGCCGGCGGCACCGCCGAGCCCGGCGTCACCGTCGTCGGCAAGGCGCCGCAGGCGCCGCCGATCACGATGGCCCGCGACCTCGCGGCCCGGGTCACCGGGATGGACGTCGACGAGACGACAGCGGCCACGCACCTGCGCGCGGTCGGCTGCGAGGTCGCCGACGGCGCCGGCGTCCTCAGCGTCGTCCCGCCGCCGTGGCGCCCGGACCTCACCGACCCCTACGACCTCGTCGAGGAGGTCGCCCGCGTCGTCGGGTACGACACGGTGCCGTCGGTGCTGCCGACCCCGCCGGCCGGGCGCGGCCTGACCCGCGGCCAGCGGCTGCGACGCCGCGTCGGACGGGCGCTGGCCGGTGCCGGTCACGTCGAGGTGATCACCTTCCCGTTCCTCGGCCAGGTCGACCTCGACCGGCTGGGCCTGCCGGCCGACGACGAGCGCCGCACGGTGCTCCGGCTGGCCAACCCGCTCTCGGCCGAGCGACCCGCGATGTCGACCACGCTGCTGCCCGGCGTGCTTGAGACGGTGGCCCGCAACCTGGGTCGCGGTGCCACCGACCTCGCGATCTTCGAGACCGGGACCGTCACCCTGCCCGGCGGCGGCGGGCCGACCCCGATCCACGGCGTCGACCACCGACCGACCCCCGAGCAGGTCGCCGCGCTCGACGCCGCCCTGCCGCGCCAGCCGCTGCACCTCGCGGTGGCGATGACCGGTCGTCGCGAGCGCGAGGGCTGGTGGGGCCCGGGCCGGGTCGCCGACTGGTCCGACGCGGTCGCGTCGGTGCGGACCGTCGCCGACGCCCTCGGGCTCGAGCTGGTCGCCCGGGCGGCCCAGCGGGCGCCGTGGCACCCCGGCCGCTGCGCCGAGCTGCTGATCGGCTCGACGTCGGTCGGGCACGCCGGCGAGCTGCACCCGAGGGTCTGCCGCGACCTGGGCCTGCCGGCGCGCACCGTGGCCGCCGAGGTCGACCTCGACGTCCTGCTCGCCCACGCCGTCGACGTCGTCCCGGCCCCGGTCCTCTCGGACTTCCCGGTGGCCAAGGAGGACGTCGCGCTGCTGGTCGACGACACGGTGCCGTCCGCCGACGTGGCCGACGCGCTGCGCCGCGGCGCCGGGGAGCTGCTCGAGTCGCTGCGGCTCTTCGACGTCTACACCGGCGAGCAGGTGGGGGAGGGGAAGCGCTCGCTGGCCTTCGCGCTGCGCTTCCGCGCCCCGGACCGGACGCTGACCGAGCAGGAGACCGGTGCGGCCCGCGACGCCGCCGTCGCGGTCGCCACGGCGGAGTGCGGCGCCGTCCAGCGCTAG
- the pheS gene encoding phenylalanine--tRNA ligase subunit alpha has product MSGPNTDYDPVEVTPLGAEQVDEAREAALVAIAAATDLDDLKAVRTAHTGDRSPLALANREIGALPPQARKDAGRRVGQARGAVNQALAARTAELEAAHEARALVEEAVDVTLPADRAARGGRHPITLMSEHIGDLFVAMGWEVAEGPVVEAEWLNFDALNLGPDHPARTMQDTFWTEPADHHVVLRTHTSPVQARTMLTREPPIYVICPGRVFRTDEYDATHSPMFHQVEGLVVDRGISMAHLKGTLDHFATQLFGEGITTRFRPSYFPFTEPSAEVDLVCFVCRGDEPAVSSCRTCKGEGWIEWGGCGVVNPRVLTACGVDSDVYTGFAFGMGIDRSFMFRHGAEDLRDIFEGDVRYSAAFGTEL; this is encoded by the coding sequence ATGTCCGGACCCAATACCGACTACGACCCCGTGGAGGTGACCCCGTTGGGCGCTGAGCAGGTCGACGAGGCCCGCGAGGCCGCCCTGGTCGCCATCGCCGCCGCCACCGACCTCGACGACCTCAAGGCGGTCCGGACCGCCCACACCGGCGACCGGTCGCCGCTGGCGCTGGCCAACCGGGAGATCGGCGCACTGCCGCCCCAGGCCCGCAAGGATGCCGGGCGCCGGGTCGGGCAGGCCCGCGGCGCGGTCAACCAGGCGCTGGCCGCCCGCACCGCCGAGCTCGAGGCCGCCCACGAGGCGCGGGCCCTGGTCGAGGAGGCCGTCGACGTGACGCTGCCCGCCGACCGTGCCGCGCGCGGGGGCCGGCACCCCATCACGCTGATGAGCGAGCACATCGGCGACCTCTTCGTCGCGATGGGCTGGGAGGTCGCCGAGGGCCCCGTCGTCGAGGCCGAGTGGCTCAACTTCGACGCGCTCAACCTCGGCCCGGACCACCCCGCCCGCACCATGCAGGACACCTTCTGGACCGAGCCGGCCGACCACCACGTGGTGCTGCGCACGCACACCTCACCGGTCCAGGCGCGCACGATGCTGACCCGCGAGCCCCCGATCTACGTGATCTGCCCGGGCCGGGTCTTCCGCACCGACGAGTACGACGCCACCCACAGCCCGATGTTCCACCAGGTCGAGGGGCTCGTGGTCGACCGCGGCATCTCCATGGCCCACCTCAAGGGCACCCTCGACCACTTCGCGACCCAGCTGTTCGGCGAGGGCATCACCACCCGCTTCCGGCCGTCGTACTTCCCCTTCACCGAGCCGTCGGCCGAGGTCGACCTGGTCTGCTTCGTGTGCCGCGGCGACGAGCCCGCGGTGTCGTCGTGCCGCACCTGCAAGGGCGAGGGCTGGATCGAGTGGGGCGGCTGCGGCGTGGTCAACCCGCGGGTGCTGACCGCCTGCGGCGTCGACAGCGACGTCTACACCGGCTTCGCCTTCGGCATGGGCATCGACCGGTCGTTCATGTTCCGCCACGGCGCAGAGGACCTGCGCGACATCTTCGAGGGCGACGTGCGGTACTCCGCCGCGTTCGGAACGGAGCTCTAG
- a CDS encoding sensor histidine kinase, translating to MATTDPLDLLPDGVVLAGADRRVSAVSAVAARMLGRDAASLVGLELAEVLGLRDPDGRDWYACCRPYDGLGSRTGVPERSVLLPDGEEVLVTARLHRAARGAPVEEVAVVLRSGRGRARLDRDRSDLVATVAHELRSPLTGVKGFVQALLNRWDKLGDEQKKLMLHTVSSDADRLSRLITELLDVARIDTGRLQLHVRPCQAEVLVTRVVESVHAGTATPVELHVGDDLPAVLADPDKLTQVVTNLVENAVRHGAGTVRVGLTAADGDAPGVVLVVDDEGDGIAPVLRPQVFTKFWKGGAGGGSGLGLYLVHGLTRAHGGSVTIGDAPGGGARLVVRWPAYDEDAAG from the coding sequence GTGGCGACCACGGACCCGCTCGACCTGCTGCCCGACGGGGTGGTGCTGGCTGGTGCGGACCGCCGGGTGAGCGCCGTGTCGGCCGTCGCGGCACGGATGCTCGGCCGCGACGCGGCCTCGCTGGTCGGCCTGGAGCTGGCCGAGGTGCTCGGCCTGCGCGACCCGGACGGTCGCGACTGGTACGCCTGCTGCCGGCCCTACGACGGCCTCGGCTCCCGCACCGGCGTGCCCGAGCGCTCCGTCCTGCTCCCCGACGGCGAGGAGGTCCTGGTGACCGCCCGGTTGCACCGGGCCGCACGCGGGGCACCGGTCGAGGAGGTCGCGGTCGTGCTGCGCTCCGGACGCGGCCGGGCCCGCCTCGACCGCGACCGGTCTGACCTCGTCGCCACCGTGGCCCACGAGCTGCGCTCCCCGCTGACCGGCGTCAAGGGCTTCGTCCAGGCCCTGCTGAACCGCTGGGACAAGCTGGGCGACGAGCAGAAGAAGCTGATGCTGCACACCGTCAGCAGCGACGCGGACCGGTTGAGCCGGCTGATCACCGAGCTGCTCGACGTCGCCCGGATCGACACCGGCCGCCTGCAGCTGCACGTCCGTCCCTGCCAGGCCGAGGTGCTCGTCACCCGGGTCGTGGAGTCGGTGCACGCCGGCACCGCGACCCCGGTGGAGCTGCACGTCGGCGACGACCTGCCGGCGGTGCTGGCCGACCCCGACAAGCTGACCCAGGTCGTCACCAACCTGGTCGAGAACGCTGTGAGGCACGGCGCCGGCACCGTGCGCGTCGGCCTCACCGCCGCGGACGGCGACGCGCCGGGCGTGGTGCTGGTCGTCGACGACGAGGGCGACGGGATCGCGCCGGTGCTGCGGCCGCAGGTGTTCACCAAGTTCTGGAAGGGCGGCGCCGGCGGCGGGTCCGGGCTGGGCCTCTACCTGGTGCACGGGCTGACCCGTGCGCACGGCGGCTCGGTCACGATCGGAGACGCACCCGGCGGCGGCGCCCGGCTCGTGGTGCGCTGGCCGGCGTACGACGAGGACGCCGCCGGCTGA
- a CDS encoding TrmH family RNA methyltransferase, whose product MSTTPLAAGNARVKDARRLSRRSVRTERRLFLAEGPQAVEAALAVDGRVVEVFATPEAVRRFDALLGGAVGTTVTLVDDRALASLTEAVSPAGLVAVCRLLDRPLEHVVPGSRLVALCAEVRDPGNAGTIVRTTDAAGGDAVVLAGDAVDLHNPKTLRASAGSAFHVPVALEPDPVRAVEAARAAGLTVLAADGAGELDLAELEDAARDAARDGGRDGSGGALLARPTAWLLGNEAHGLDDALAALADHRVRIPIHGRAESLNLASAATLCLYASATAQRR is encoded by the coding sequence CTGAGCACCACCCCCCTGGCCGCCGGCAACGCGCGGGTCAAGGACGCACGTCGGCTCAGCCGCCGCTCGGTACGCACCGAGCGGCGGCTGTTCCTCGCCGAGGGCCCCCAGGCCGTCGAGGCCGCGCTCGCGGTCGACGGCCGCGTGGTCGAGGTCTTCGCCACGCCCGAGGCCGTACGCCGCTTCGACGCCCTCCTCGGCGGCGCCGTCGGCACGACCGTGACGCTGGTCGACGACCGGGCGCTGGCCTCGCTGACCGAGGCCGTGTCCCCGGCCGGCCTGGTGGCCGTCTGCCGGCTGCTCGACCGCCCGCTGGAGCACGTCGTGCCCGGCTCGCGCCTGGTCGCGCTCTGCGCGGAGGTCCGCGACCCCGGCAACGCCGGCACCATCGTGCGCACCACCGACGCCGCTGGCGGCGACGCCGTCGTGCTGGCCGGCGACGCCGTCGACCTGCACAACCCCAAGACCCTGCGCGCCAGCGCGGGCTCGGCCTTCCACGTGCCCGTGGCGCTCGAGCCCGACCCGGTGCGCGCCGTGGAGGCCGCACGCGCCGCGGGCCTGACGGTGCTGGCCGCCGACGGCGCCGGTGAGCTGGACCTCGCCGAGCTCGAGGACGCCGCCCGTGACGCGGCCCGCGACGGCGGCCGCGACGGGTCCGGCGGGGCGCTGCTGGCCCGGCCGACGGCCTGGCTGCTCGGCAACGAGGCCCACGGCCTCGACGACGCCCTGGCCGCGCTGGCCGACCACCGGGTCCGGATTCCCATCCACGGCCGGGCCGAGAGCCTCAACCTCGCCTCCGCCGCGACCCTGTGCCTCTACGCCTCGGCGACGGCCCAGCGGCGGTAG
- the rplT gene encoding 50S ribosomal protein L20: MARVKRSVNAQKKRRTTLDRASGYRGQRSRLYRKAKEQVTHSLVYSYNDRRKNKGNFRRLWIQRINAAARAEGMTYNRFIQGLGLAGVEVDRKILAELAVNEPAAFSALVATAREALPDDVNAPRAEASA; this comes from the coding sequence ATGGCACGCGTCAAGCGGTCAGTCAACGCCCAGAAGAAGCGCCGTACCACCCTCGACCGGGCCAGCGGCTACCGCGGCCAGCGGTCGCGCCTCTACCGCAAGGCCAAGGAGCAGGTCACCCACTCCCTGGTCTACAGCTACAACGACCGCCGCAAGAACAAGGGCAACTTCCGTCGTCTGTGGATCCAGCGGATCAACGCCGCCGCCCGCGCGGAGGGGATGACCTACAACCGCTTCATCCAGGGCCTCGGCCTGGCCGGTGTCGAGGTCGACCGCAAGATCCTCGCCGAGCTGGCCGTCAACGAGCCGGCCGCCTTCAGCGCCCTCGTCGCCACCGCCCGCGAGGCGCTGCCCGACGACGTGAACGCGCCGCGCGCCGAGGCCTCGGCCTGA
- the rpmI gene encoding 50S ribosomal protein L35 — MPKNKTHSGASKRFRVTGSGKIRREKAGKRHNLEKKSSKVTRRLSGTTEVAANDVPRAKKLLGL, encoded by the coding sequence ATGCCGAAGAACAAGACCCACTCGGGCGCCAGCAAGCGGTTCCGGGTCACCGGCTCGGGCAAGATCCGCCGCGAGAAGGCCGGCAAGCGCCACAACCTGGAGAAGAAGTCCTCCAAGGTGACGCGACGCCTGTCCGGCACGACCGAGGTCGCGGCGAACGACGTCCCCCGCGCCAAGAAGCTGCTGGGTCTCTGA
- the infC gene encoding translation initiation factor IF-3, giving the protein MSTELRINDRIRVPEVRLVGPNGETVGIVPTDQALRLAQEADLDLVEVAPTARPPVCKLMDYGKFKYENAQKAREARRNQTNVVIKEMKLRPKIDGHDYETKKGHVVRFLAAGDKVKITIMFRGREQHRPELGFRLLQRLSEDVAELGFVESSPKQDGRNMVMVLGPHRKKAEAKNQLRVEKEKEMADRAAEEAEDKAERTAANAGRSTVAKERGRSENLDPEIEA; this is encoded by the coding sequence ATCAGCACCGAGCTGCGCATCAACGACCGGATCCGGGTACCCGAGGTCCGCCTCGTCGGACCCAACGGCGAGACCGTCGGCATCGTGCCGACCGACCAGGCCCTGCGTCTGGCCCAGGAGGCCGACCTCGACCTGGTCGAGGTCGCGCCGACCGCCCGCCCGCCGGTCTGCAAGCTCATGGACTACGGGAAGTTCAAGTACGAGAACGCCCAGAAGGCCCGTGAGGCACGACGGAACCAGACCAACGTCGTGATCAAGGAGATGAAGCTCCGCCCCAAGATCGACGGTCACGACTACGAGACCAAGAAGGGCCACGTGGTCCGCTTCCTGGCCGCCGGCGACAAGGTCAAGATCACGATCATGTTCCGCGGCCGTGAGCAGCACCGCCCCGAGCTGGGCTTCCGGCTCCTGCAGCGCCTGTCCGAGGACGTCGCCGAGCTCGGCTTCGTGGAGTCCTCGCCGAAGCAGGACGGCCGCAACATGGTCATGGTCCTGGGCCCGCACCGCAAGAAGGCCGAGGCCAAGAACCAGCTGCGGGTCGAGAAGGAGAAGGAGATGGCCGACCGGGCCGCCGAGGAGGCCGAGGACAAGGCCGAGCGGACCGCCGCGAACGCCGGGCGGAGCACGGTCGCCAAGGAGCGCGGGCGCTCGGAGAACCTCGACCCCGAGATCGAGGCCTGA
- a CDS encoding SseB family protein: MTSRELPDPGFADDDGAPDPVLRAAMLARAEGRGTTGDVLGPLAGARLLVPVVAVLGEVELDERGLAHDKSSDMAAVLVAGADGRTALLAFTGADAMAAWDPQARPVPVAAATAATAALQEGAAALAVDLAGPASYVLTGQDLEAVAAGWRLVRVDGRLAWVGASPDGAEDSPVPE, translated from the coding sequence GTGACCTCCCGCGAGCTCCCCGACCCCGGTTTCGCCGACGACGACGGCGCGCCCGACCCCGTCCTGCGGGCGGCGATGCTCGCCCGGGCGGAGGGGCGCGGCACGACCGGCGACGTGCTGGGCCCCCTGGCCGGCGCCCGGCTGCTGGTCCCCGTGGTCGCGGTCCTCGGCGAGGTCGAGCTCGACGAGCGGGGGCTGGCCCACGACAAGTCCAGCGACATGGCGGCGGTCCTGGTCGCCGGCGCCGACGGGCGTACGGCCCTGCTCGCCTTCACCGGCGCCGACGCGATGGCCGCCTGGGACCCGCAGGCGCGTCCGGTGCCGGTCGCCGCCGCGACCGCGGCGACGGCCGCCCTGCAGGAGGGTGCCGCGGCGCTCGCGGTCGACCTCGCCGGCCCCGCGTCGTACGTCCTGACCGGCCAGGACCTCGAGGCGGTCGCCGCCGGCTGGCGCCTGGTGCGGGTCGACGGCAGACTGGCGTGGGTCGGCGCCTCCCCGGACGGCGCGGAGGATTCGCCGGTGCCGGAATGA